In Haliaeetus albicilla chromosome 12, bHalAlb1.1, whole genome shotgun sequence, a genomic segment contains:
- the TOB1 gene encoding protein Tob1, with the protein MQLEIQVALNFIISYLYNKLPRRRVNIFGEELERLLKKKYEGHWYPEKPYKGSGFRCIHIGEKVDPVIEQASKESGLDIDDVRGNLPQDLSVWIDPFEVSYQIGEKGPVKVLYVDDNENGCELDKEIKNSFNPEAQVFMPISDPASSVSSSPSPPFGHSAAVSPTFMPRSTQPLTFTTATFAATKFGSTKMKNSGRSNKVARTSPTNLGLNVNDLLKQKALSSSMHSLYGLGLGSQQQQQQQQQKTSALSPNAKEFIFPNMQGQGSTSSIFPGDSPLNLSPLQYSNAFDMFAAYGGLNEKSFVDGLNFSLNNMQYSNQQFQPVMAN; encoded by the coding sequence ATGCAGCTTGAAATCCAAGTAGCACtcaattttattatttcatatttgtacAATAAGCTTCCCAGACGACGTGTCAACATTTTTGGTGAAGAGCTTGAAAGACTTCTTAAGAAGAAGTATGAAGGGCACTGGTATCCAGAAAAGCCATACAAAGGATCAGGGTTTAGATGTATACATATAGGGGAGAAAGTGGACCCAGTCATAGAACAAGCATCCAAAGAGAGTGGTTTGGACATTGATGATGTTCGTGGCAACTTGCCTCAGGATCTTAGTGTTTGGATTGACCCGTTTGAGGTTTCATACCAAATCGGTGAAAAGGGACCAGTGAAAGTGCTTTATGTGGATGATAATGAAAATGGATGTGAGTTGGATAAGGAAATCAAGAACAGCTTTAACCCAGAGGCCCAGGTGTTCATGCCAATTAGTGACCCAGCATCTTCAGTGTCTagttctccttctcctccctttgGTCACTCTGCTGCTGTGAGCCCAACTTTCATGCCCCGCTCCACTCAGCCTTTAACCTTCACCACTGCCACATTTGCTGCCACCAAGTTTGGCTCGACCAAAATGAAGAATAGCGGCCGTAGCAACAAGGTCGCCCGCACCTCTCCCACCAACCTTGGCTTGAATGTCAATGACCTGTTGAAGCAGAAAgccctttcctcctccatgCACTCTCTCTACGGGCTTGGCTTAGgcagtcagcagcagcagcaacagcaacagcagaagaCTTCTGCCCTTTCTCCTAACGCAAAGGAGTTCATTTTCCCCAACATGCAGGGTCAAGGTAGTACCAGTAGCATCTTTCCTGGTGACAGCCCCCTTAACCTCAGTCCTCTCCAGTACAGTAATGCCTTTGATATGTTTGCAGCCTATGGAGGTCTAAATGAGAAGTCTTTTGTGGATGGCTTGAATTTTAGTTTAAACAACATGCAGTATTCTAACCAGCAATTCCAGCCAGTTATGGctaactaa